The following proteins come from a genomic window of Zygotorulaspora mrakii chromosome 8, complete sequence:
- the SEF1 gene encoding Sef1p: MVQLINMDQSQISAPKNEKVVPQDNGIANDTHNGNKEQLKHIAQNSNHTKRPNESADISVSPGPNKKQHVIKYEDGQAPSSNTSTPSDSDGRAHRSSHPLSSTGHRPVTSCTHCRQHKIKCNASDNFPNPCSRCERMGLHCEIDPQFRPKKGSQLQNLRRDVDELKLKIEYLTRNESLIARAFQQGEVGQELVNAIKSIDMGKLNEMKTFEELEPQKLQQRVLRKSYTSQEQSTENKPAKISVQTYLASEPHLLQDIQKSNVTTPQDINSDKSDSSNKYSLPALLNDSAPTNNHKESLPPVLQMALHRNTSVTNSPKDTPGSSHDSPSNSSITSAHITRNRMDDPTHRNDSYEKKPQKKSPIVMTTNAIPLLPSPYASIDEFVLGDVRISIDKASRLHHIFVTKYLPYFPILSSESATELYSQSQLLFWTVMLTSCLSDPEPSMYIKLSSLIKQLAIETCWIRTPRSTHISQALLILCNWPLPNQKVLDDCSYRFVGLAKSLSYQLGLHRGEFISEFTRTQTSMPNAEKWRTRTWLGIFFSELCWASILGLPPTAQTDHLIENARMSLDEEEETTFNDEKRENLDKEGTPGSNNKEHTFNAEVKSKSTKSKDNDKLSGSPSPQKEYRLPPRFRRLICLASFQAKLCKVMGSSVASPDGLMEPRDRASSLAILERELDFSNRKLHFEKDAAVHIYYLYVKLMICCFAFLPDTPTEDQSQYVTEAYLCATKIVSLLTSLLETQQLIELPIYVRHSATFAALILFKLQLTPLLLNKYLDSARQSIVTIHRLYRNQLSAWATAVENDISRTASVLEKLNFVLITHPTVFVEEEGIICRMRSHLTDSLFYDLVWCIHEARRREMDPKYNQEALEKAEAKRKQRGRYYPSGSLDRKLLPLPFYNQISKEDFETIVQTTPGGTAVTTLVPTKSALSHAKKLAETNQGPDGAIIEINGIPLSMLDETGSVSLPSVENLEVMRKSGGKPPDQVTSHKSRTPSESSKRYGSATINFAEAAKQRPTSALSNRSKSHANGVTNNYSLDKHAESLAAQPLFIGDTSMQRSNSTPAATPIQLSSYAQGRRKTGSRDHPNSLFMMNNSLSSNLSLNKSFPLPLEAGSSKEQPAGTARVRSPMVRESVSNSYSNLNLFLSNNGLQPMTAAEGQNDSTKAFNQSSDLNSFFQQQSTGWIEGSSINDDFLGWFDMNMEPEF; the protein is encoded by the coding sequence ATGGTGCAATTAATCAATATGGATCAATCACAAATCTCTGcaccaaaaaatgagaaggTAGTTCCCCAAGATAATGGCATCGCGAATGACACACATAATGGAAATAAAGAGCAGCTTAAACATATTGCTCAGAATTCCAACCACACGAAACGACCTAATGAGTCTGCCGATATTTCAGTCTCTCCTGGcccaaacaaaaaacagcATGTAATAAAATATGAGGATGGCCAGGCGCCATCTTCTAACACATCCACACCAAGTGATTCAGACGGCAGAGCTCATCGTAGCAGCCATCCGCTCAGCTCTACGGGTCACCGACCTGTAACTTCATGTACACATTGTAGACAACATAAGATTAAATGTAACGCCAGTGATAATTTTCCCAACCCATGCTCGCGGTGCGAGAGAATGGGCCTTCATTGCGAGATAGATCCACAGTTTAGACCAAAAAAAGGTTCACAACTGCAAAATTTGAGGAGGGATGTAGACGAGTTGAAATTAAAGATAGAATATTTGACCAGAAATGAAAGTCTGATAGCTCGAGCTTTTCAACAAGGTGAAGTTGGACAAGAACTTGTCAATGCCATAAAATCAATAGATATGGGTAAACTTAACGAAATGAAGACCTTCGAAGAATTAGAGCCCcaaaaacttcaacaaAGAGTATTGCGTAAAAGTTACACTTCGCAAGAGCAGTCTACAGAAAATAAGCCAGCAAAGATTTCGGTGCAAACGTACTTAGCTAGTGAGCCTCACCTGCTTCAAgacattcaaaaatctaACGTGACAACACCTCAAGATATAAATAGTGACAAGAGCgattcatcaaataaatATTCTTTACCAGCACTGCTGAATGATTCAGCTCCTACAAACAATCACAAAGAAAGTTTACCACCTGTATTACAAATGGCACTACATCGTAATACCTCAGTGACAAATTCACCAAAAGATACACCTGGTTCAAGTCATGATAGCccatcaaattcatccaTTACAAGCGCACATATTACCCGTAATCGAATGGATGATCCAACTCACCGTAATGATTCCTACGAAAAAAAACCACAAAAAAAGTCACCTATCGTGATGACCACAAATGCGATTCCCCTTCTCCCATCCCCCTATGCAAGCATTGACGAATTTGTACTGGGGGATGTTAGAATATCTATTGATAAAGCCAGCAGGTTGCATCATATCTTTGTGACTAAATATCTTCCCTATTTTCCTATACTATCTTCAGAATCTGCAACAGAATTGTACTCACAATCTCAGCTTTTATTTTGGACTGTAATGTTAACTTCATGTCTTTCTGATCCGGAACCATCCATGTATATCAAGCTTTCGTCACTTATAAAACAGCTGGCTATCGAAACATGCTGGATACGCACACCAAGATCAACACATATCTCACAAGCACTTTTGATCTTATGTAATTGGCCATTACCTAACCAAAAAGTACTGGATGATTGCTCGTATAGATTTGTTGGTTTGGCTAAATCACTTTCATATCAGTTAGGTTTACACAGAGGTGAATTCATTTCTGAATTTACGAGAACTCAAACTTCAATGCCAAATGCAGAAAAATGGAGAACAAGAACATGGTTgggtatttttttttcagaactCTGTTGGGCAAGTATCTTAGGCTTGCCACCCACTGCGCAAACTGACCATTTAATTGAAAACGCACGTATGAGTTtggatgaagaggaagaaacaacttttaatgatgaaaaaagggAAAACTTAGACAAAGAAGGCACACCAGGTAGTAATAACAAGGAGCATACTTTCAATGCTGAAGTCAAGAGCAAGTCCACTAAAAGTAAAGACAACGACAAATTGAGTGGGAGTCCCAGCCCACAAAAAGAATATCGTTTACCTCCAAGATTTCGTCGTTTGATCTGTCTGGCCAGCTTCCAAGCTAAGCTTTGCAAAGTTATGGGTTCTAGCGTCGCAAGTCCCGATGGTCTTATGGAGCCAAGAGACCGTGCCAGTTCGTTAGCGATTCTCGAAAGAGAACTTGATTTCTCCAATAGAAAGCTTCATTTTGAGAAGGACGCTGCTGTTCACATTTATTACCTTTACGTTAAATTAATGATCTGTTGTTTTGCATTCCTGCCAGATACGCCTACAGAGGATCAAAGTCAATACGTTACTGAGGCTTACCTTTGTGCAAcaaaaattgtttcttTACTAACGAGTTTATTGGAAACTCAGCAGTTGATTGAGCTACCGATTTACGTCAGACATAGTGCTACTTTTGCCGCATTAATACTTTTTAAATTGCAGTTAACGCCACTGTTATTGAACAAGTACTTGGACTCTGCACGTCAATCTATTGTAACAATTCACAGACTTTATAGAAATCAACTTAGTGCTTGGGCTACGGCGGTGGAAAATGACATATCGAGAACCGCTAGCGTACTGGAGAAGTTGAACTTTGTCCTTATCACCCACCCCACTGTTTTCGTGGAGGAAGAAGGAATAATATGTCGAATGAGATCACATCTTACAGATTCTTTATTTTACGATTTAGTGTGGTGTATCCATGAAGCAAGGAGAAGGGAAATGGATCCTAAATATAATCAAGAGGCATTGGAAAAAGCGGAAGCTAAACGAAAGCAGAGGGGAAGATATTATCCATCGGGTTCTTTGGACAGAAAGCTTCTTCCATTACCTTTTTACAATcagatatcaaaagaagattttgagACCATTGTACAAACGACGCCAGGAGGAACTGCGGTTACTACACTGGTTCCCACAAAAAGCGCTCTCAGTCACGCAAAGAAATTAGCAGAAACAAACCAAGGACCTGATGGAGCCATCATTGAAATAAACGGTATACCGTTGTCTATGTTGGACGAAACAGGTAGTGTTAGCTTGCCAAGTGTAGAAAATCTGGAGGTGATGCGAAAAAGCGGCGGCAAGCCTCCAGATCAAGTTACATCTCACAAGAGTAGAACGCCTTCCGAATCTTCAAAGCGGTATGGCAGTGCTACTATAAATTTTGCGGAAGCTGCCAAGCAACGTCCAACCTCTGCACTTTCAAACAGAAGTAAATCACATGCTAATGGAGTCACGAATAACTATTCACTTGATAAACATGCAGAATCTCTAGCTGCACAGCCACTATTTATAGGTGATACAAGCATGCAGAGATCAAACAGTACCCCTGCTGCGACGCCGATCCAACTAAGCTCATATGCGCAGGGCAGAAGAAAAACTGGCTCACGAGATCACCCTAATTCTCTGTTCATGATGAACAACTCATTGTCATCTAATCTTTCGTTAAACAAGTCTTTTCCATTGCCCTTAGAAGCAGGTAGTTCCAAAGAGCAGCCCGCAGGTACGGCGCGTGTGCGAAGTCCTATGGTTAGGGAATCAGTTTCGAATAGTTATTCCAAtttaaatctttttttgagtaATAATGGTCTGCAGCCCATGACCGCCGCGGAAGGTCAAAATGATTCCACCAAAGCCTTCAATCAATCATCAGACTTGAATAGTTTCTTCCAGCAACAGAGCACAGGATGGATAGAGGGCAGCTCCATAAATGACGACTTTTTGGGGTGGTTTGATATGAATATGGAACCTGAATTCTAG
- a CDS encoding uncharacterized protein (similar to Saccharomyces cerevisiae YKL070W), which produces MYIPQIMEVKEFEKQAEIIKQYPLGILFSYSPPKSALSNFLNGSQEVPRVDSEMCATHIPFYLKESTDGKHKLVAHLADGNSHIAMLKENSNCMVVFQSMNSYVTPSWYPLKKETHKFVPTWDFACVHVYGKADIIEDKKWLLSMLNDLTDQEENKRSPEFGKKWSVEETNHRFLESSMNRIVGLEIEVTDIQAKFKVHQSANPVNANGVLKGYETEAEPEKAKVMCRLLKENYPREL; this is translated from the coding sequence ATGTACATCCCACAAATAATGGAGGTTAAGGAGTTTGAGAAACAAGCTGAAATTATAAAACAGTATCCGCTAGGCATTTTGTTCAGTTACTCACCACCAAAGAGTGCTTTGTCGAACTTTCTTAATGGAAGCCAGGAAGTGCCAAGAGTTGACAGTGAAATGTGTGCGACACATATCCCTTTTTATCTTAAGGAAAGTACTGATGGGAAGCATAAACTCGTTGCTCACCTGGCTGACGGCAACAGTCACATTGCCATGCTCAAAGAAAACTCGAATTGCATGGTAGTATTTCAAAGCATGAATTCTTATGTAACACCAAGTTGGTACCCGCTAAAGAAGGAGACGCATAAATTTGTACCCACTTGGGATTTTGCGTGCGTCCATGTCTATGGAAAGGCAGACATTAtagaagataaaaaatggcTCTTGAGTATGTTGAATGATCTGACAGATCAGGAAGAGAACAAGAGGTCTCCGGAATTCGGAAAGAAATGGAGCGTTGAGGAGACGAATCACAGATTCTTAGAGAGTTCCATGAATAGAATTGTTGGCCTGGAAATTGAGGTTACTGATATCCAAGCAAAATTTAAAGTGCATCAAAGTGCAAATCCAGTTAATGCCAACGGTGTCTTGAAAGGCTATGAAACAGAGGCAGAACCTGAAAAGGCAAAGGTAATGTGCAGATTACTTAAAGAAAATTACCCAAGAGAACTATAG